In the Microplitis mediator isolate UGA2020A chromosome 5, iyMicMedi2.1, whole genome shotgun sequence genome, tcagttgtttcaaagatattcgcaaaaaaccgttttttaccatttctttctcccgcgataactctcgaacgaattatccgattgagatggctaaggcggcaatcgtcgcgttttattgagttctagagctgattagattttgaagttgatcgtataagtcgttcctgagaaatcaataaaaaactaaaaacttgtaatttttacttaatcaacaaataaaaactcaTTGCATCTAATTGCATTTATTTATccgtatttaattattttaaacatttaaatacatgagatttaaataaaaaaaaattattaatacttagtaataataattaatttaagtgaaataatttcattttttgtcctacattaatattaagtatttatataaatacttaaTATTGTAATTGATACCTTTaattcatataataataaaaattacacgaAAAAAAGACAAGAAACAAtagtttttttcttctatacaaaattattttgtaaatattaatatctaaTAATGTTATTCTACAGATctattaaacaattatttgtttactttACAAATTGAAGTAGTAATACTTTTGAAATTACATATTcttagaataataattaaaataataataataataataataataataataataataataataataatattaataatgataataataataatgataatccTTCTTTACTGTTGCGttcttaaattttatcttataGACAGCCAAATTATCTTGATTGTCAAATAGTTCGATTCATTTACACACAATTATCCATTACACTCATTACTTATATGTACCATCGTCATAATCCATTCATTCTCTTAAATTTcatgtataattattgtaattatttttctaattgtgATGTTAAAAGGcgataaacattttttatttatttaaaattataaattatttcattgaattttttcttccgTTCATGAAGATGACGTGACTGTGATTTGTGATTGCAATTaaaagagaaaataataaaattatagtaaaaataaaatgataattattttttcttaaatcttataatgataaatcttaaaaaaaaaataataataagagtaCAAAAACATAATATCTTACAAGATTTTATACACATTATCTTTGGTAGCAAttgctaaataaatattacaatttcatattaaaaaataataattaatttgaaaattataatattttataatttcgaaatgaaatagaaaattaatataatgaaaaatattaacaaattattaaataatacacatttaattaatacttattaaTGTTAACcgaagaaaactaaaaaaaaaaaatatgaaaaaaattttaccggtaaaaatttccaattaaaaaaaaaattataattactttctTTTTCGTACTTTCGTTTTTTAGATTTGGATTAAATtcagtcattaaaaaaaaaattaatatttgtcataaattatttgtttgaaAGTGTAACTTGTCAATTATTTaagtcaaatatatatatattaaataatataataaaaacaactaGACAATGAGATTATTTTTGAACACTAATTATTAGGGTAgtggctaaaaattaaattttttcaggcgTCCTATATAAAGCTTCtgtttagtgaaaaaatacgtggagaatttggttttttctttttgagtaaaaagaacacgtgcctcagGTCGAACAAAGtccatttttcgatacaatcgcggttttttcaaatatctcatgaaCTATGCAGATTACGGGAAAAAATcgtaggaacaattttgtaggaaattaaattcttgacaaaaaaggtcctgttcattatttttataaaacgtgtatttatgaagatattttgaaaaaacttttttataaatcaattgagcattttaaAGATTGCGAatgtcaaaaataaagttttttcttaagtatagacaacttcgtaactcATAACATATCAATCATTCATGCTTGTTatagtttctatatacttagaaaaatgttattttcaaaatttgtaatccttaaaacgctcaattcataagatctaaaaaaaagttgtttttttgaaatatcttcctAAATACacgttttagaaaaaaaatgaacatggccttttttgtctaaaatttaatttcctacaaaattgttcctatgagtttttcctttaatctgcatattttatgagatatttgaaaaaaaacgcgattgtatcgaaaaatgagcTGTGATCATTCTGAGGCACATGTTGTTTTtactcaaaaagaaaaaaccaaattctccacgtatttttttagtaaaaagaagctttttatagGACGTCTGAgcaaatttagtttttaatgaCTACCCTACTAATTATGAAAAACCTATCGATAGTCTCATGCGATATAATACAAAATCtaattttgttgtaaaaattatgaaatcaATCTAGACTTATcgatatcatatataattagccTCTATATGCCACCActaacttcaaaaaaaatatctaggTTTTTTGTTTacgttaactttttttctaagtaAACCTACAAAAGAAGCAGAGTGACAGAttcagataaataattttacaataaaaatacattaataatCTTCGGTATTTTGACATTagtagaaaaaagaaaaaaaaatactttaattaaattttatctttgataagaaaaatatgaTGAATTATCTCAACAAGATGAACTTTTAAGCTCATTAATATCAGCAATATTTTGTAACAATGCTGCGGCTTCGTTATTATTTGGCTGTGTTTTACTAATGTTGTAGCGTTGTTTAAGAGTGCTTAATGCGGATAATAGTCTTGAATTTGATGACATTAGCCGGGTGTTTGCTGCATCCAGAGCAGCTATTTGTTGCTCTTGAGCGTCGATTACGCGCTGCTTGTACGAAAGTGCTGCAGACATTTTTTGTTGTTCGCGTCGTAGTTCCTCCTCCACAGAAATCAATCTGTAGTCatattaacaaatttattattattattattattaatttatattatttttttttaagtaatgtCAAGGAAGGTAAAAGACCCATTACCCACTCAATTTTCATGGGAGTaaaattaaactacttaatcTAATTTctaaatgaaaaatcatttttttttatagtttcaaatattagaataaaattttaatcctaagaattatctatattattaagagaataaggaaaattttgttcccaccatatctatatgatagaattagttaatgttatttaaattggtatcattagataggtcttgacttgaatttgtgccttttcatattttaaactcttttcaattgccaagtattgagataaagaaatttatctatatcattcgaattacatttaaattacgctgGAAATAAAGATGATcgtatttcttttctttaaataaattaatactttaattattctgtcactaaatatgactgaatgtcactgaatatatagctatattatttatatatataaaactcccttttggttttaggaagcttctcaaagccaaaaaagtgtgcatagaaaaaaaaaggattcattgacacaaaaaatctttactcgactaaagaaaatttttacttaccccaataaattttttgcattgtgaattaaaaacaaaaatttatttagaactagaaaaaattacttggcgcaaggaattatttcttgaccaaaaaaatcttttctcgccccaagacaatttttgtatttaactgATAATGCATAacatttcttggtgcaaattaaaattttgttgtggcaagaaatcctttttttctgcgtattttataaatttattagtgataTTTGGGTTGctcgtaattaataaaataattatttatcaatcatcatttgttttttaaattacaaaaaaggATTAATCAGTTAAAATGAGCGACTAATGCTACTGATCGGGTTtagggtcttttaccttacttatatatatttttattttgttgtatGTGAAAGACCTGTGAATCTATTTAAATTTGGTGTGTGAGAAATTGCAATGTTTTACATGTACATAACACGTGCAGActtttcattatatatatatttatgtatgtgaAATACTCAAACTGCTGTgtccataaatatttattatattttctcgGAAGTGGTAAGCagtgaaataattaaacaataaaacaatacAATTGTATtcttaattcataaaataaaatttataagtcatcaattattacaaaagtgctgaataaaaaaaagtaaacaaaatagtgaatattatattgaatgtgtgtattttttaagtattttttttatgataaaaaaataacaaataagcttattaataataattaactcttACACCAAGATCCAGATAAAGTCACAGTTACCAAATGCAGCAGATAGAATGCAATAGGAACACataataagttaaaaaataattacatttatcattgagaataacaataaattttaattttcattaaaaaattttttttttcagggaaTTAACAGAAAGATTAACACGTAGAAATTAATAGTGATTAACAGTaacaaaaagttataataataacatatttttaatgaatgtaAAAAAGACAAAAATGTCTATTTCGATGCTATTAATTAACGATAGAAATAAAtagattaatattattaattggattaaataaaaatacctgCTAATGATATTCTTCATTTTAGTATCAGGCGCATTGCCATCAATTTCGGCGTCTTCAGCAGCTCCTAATCTCGCTCGTAGTCTATCCACGCTATTTTGTAATCGTTCTATTTCCATTTCATACTGCAAacgaatataattatattgttaGTTACTTTAAAGTTAGTTAACATCTTaagatgaaaattaattacaattatgaaaaattaatttttaatgttaacaACATGTATAGCAGGTGTGCCGTTAACTGATAccattgtttgaattttattccACGTCAAGTGATCCTAGATAATTGATCCCTTAATATAGACTAAGAAAATAATCGCTGCAAATAAATCATGTCCTGATCAGTGGACAGTAAAAAACATTGTGTATCTGTGTTGAATCAACACACTTCACTGTGttagtttaaaatattaaatcgatCTACTATTTGacactttaaaaatattacttgaaattatcaacatttattgAATGTTACTTAAAAAGTTAATCGATAGTcacggaaaaattattagaaaaatgaaagtaaaatcgaaattttataaatgttaatttaacttaaaagttttaatcattaaaatattaaatttacaatttactgaaaacttaaatttttaaattattttttcgctaACTGAAAtgtgtttttgttttttttttttaaatcaattgattTACTATTGACAACTGCTATGAAATATTacgtgttttttttaaatcttaacttcaataaaaacattttgtgctatcaaaaaattcacgattcaaaaatgtaaagtaaaagttagcatttttttttgtgacgtcagacatttaaaaaatattgaattcaTTTCTCGTATTAGCCGAATTTTGGGttgaaatttaatacaattttagtgataaaatttaacacaaatagtcTGTGCAATACTGTCCAATTTTTTGTATGAATCTTTGGAACcacaataacttttgaaaaatataataaattggcctaattttttttttcttaattctgTATCTTTTGTCACACGAACCCTTTTGAAAATCACTATCTAACttctttttgtttaattgtaattaatgaaaaaaaaaaacttaaaaccggtaattcataaaaaattaagctgccattttctatttttcttatcattattttttcttttttttcctttaccaACTCTGGCAGCAGCACAAGTGTGGcagtagaattaaaaaataaagtgttatctaaataaaattttaaataacaaaaaagaaactgacagaaaaaaataaaaataaaataaataattaaaaataatcaaagtcatatctatcatttttttttccactgtgTGGGATCAATTGTCTGGGATCAATTGACATGAAACCGTGTAGTATTattgtattaataaaatagcatttaataattaaaatttaaaaaaacatatatgtaaatataccTGATCAATACTTCGATGACTACGTGATTTGTTTCGTCGATTCGGACAGTTTTCTTCTTCACTAGTGTCCGATAAATCTCTCGTCGAGTCTAAAGACAACCGTCTCATAAGTTTTGTACAACAAGTATTTTGGTTTTGTTCAACATTTCGATAATTTGGATTGGCCTGTCTCCATTGATGTTGCCCATTTCGTTGATTATTTCTCATATTATTTGATTGTTGAGTCTGTGGTAGTGGACTTAAATCAACACCACAGACACCTTCAACGCCATTACCACCATTCCCACTGCCACCACTACCGATTTCTCTTTCTTCAGAGCTACTGCTTCCTCTTCTACCATTTCTCCCATGATTACCCTCCATATGATACACTGGATTTGCAAAAGCAAGTGGAGCAGCATTTATAATATGAGAATTCGTGTTATTACTGAGTTCAACGGGGCTCGAACTTTGACTATAAGCAGCGAAACTTTGATATCCAGATGACGCGACATTACTTAATTGTGATATCGATATCTGTGATCCCTTTTGTGATTTAGATTCCGATACTTCATCATCAGCATACCTCAATAAATCAGAAATTTCATCGAGATTACCATTTGTACTCGCTATTGttttaacattattattattattgttattattattataattattattatttggttGATTGTTTATTGATAATGTGAGATTCGCAGTAGGGTTAATATTTATTGGATTGGCATTGACTGTTGTCTtggtaatattattataattttgttgtATTTGATTAGCATTCTCTTCTCTATTGCATTGATTTCTGCTACTTGATCTTgacatattataattattatgattataattgtCATCATGTTGATCATGACCCATCAATTTACCCGGTATATTATGCTGCCGATTAATAATACCTGTACCAGTAATTACCTGATTAGTTTGattaacgtttatattataattagcATCTTTAAGATTATTATGACTTTCTGATCGTGTCGGGCTTGTTGGATTATTCTGACAATGATTGACATTTGCGAGACTGGCGCTTGTGGTTAATCGATAACCAGTACGATTTAATAACGTAGGTCTGTGTTGACGTGTAACTGGAGTTGGTGATCGTGATACAAAAGCTGGTGGTTCCAACGGATGATAATCATCAGATGTTATTTGTAATTGTAGTTTACCATTTGTTGGAAGGTATGCATTCCGTGGGAGTGTTGCTGCTCTTATAACATTTGGTGATCTCGTTATATTTCCAGTGTGTCCGAGAGTATTGCTCTGTAATACTTCATTGCTGTCTCTTAATGTCCCATTCAATGTACTGTGATTACTTAGCGTTGATGATGCGGACACAGAAAGATTTGAATTACTGTTGACTATTGTTGGATCGTTGTAacgaaaaatgttattttgaaGACTTGGATACCGATGGGCTGTTGATATTGGACTAGGTCTGGGTTGATCTAATGCCTGGGAAATTCGGTCAAGAATATCTGGTAGTTTTGATGGAGGTGATGACGGTGATGATGAAGCTGTTCCGGCAATACTTTCTCGTAAAAGTGCGTGCAATAGTGACAGTTGTTTTCCTAAATCTATATACCCATCAAACTCAAGAGAATTATTGGATGGGGCATCTTTTGATACTGGACTACTGATTAATAACAAGAAGTTTTTCATCGCTGGCGCTTCACGTTCCAGTATATCGTTCATAAattccataaaattttctttacccTGAAATCTTGTGAAATTAGCGAGAGTTTGTAAACTCTTAGCCACCAGAGTAAGATTTCTTGCTGCTTTTTCATTGGGATATTCGTGCGTTATGTTGAATAACGAAGGACTTAATATGGCTGGACATAAAAATCGTAAGAAAATAGATGCAGATATTAAATTGTCTGCAATATCTTCACGTCCAAGTTCCGCTAATCGTTCGCGAAATATTCTAAAACATTCACGTAATTCTAAAGGAAAATGTGCGTGACTTGATAATATTCTACTCCATGCTAATTCAACTGCTGCACGTAAATTCTGTTGTTGTTTGTGTAATGCCGCTAATGATGATACTTTTAGAGGATCCACTTCACAGTCACCACCATCGACAGCCCCACGAACTACAGCTCCCAGAGTTTCTTGTAGATAACGATCACCAGTTAATTTAAGATAAGCTTCCATAGCTTTTGTTGCCAGTGAATTACCACGAAAAGTCAATCTTTCATCATCGATTCGATGAATGTCCATCATTACTAAATCAGCTAAAAATTGTGGTGCCTTTTTTTCACGCTGCATCACTGCTACTAGTGCCGTAGCAATGTCTTCTTTTGCTTTGACACCAATTACTGGTTCTAGTCTTTCACAGAGCGACGCATAATCTGTCTTTAAATACTCAAGAAATTCTTGATAAACATGAACAGGTAAAATGTCGACTGATTGAAAACGGCATTTAACACGTAGTGCTGGCGGTTCTTTTAATACTCCTTTGTCACTTTGTACAGGGTACCATTTTTCAGTTAGATAACGTGACGTTACATTTTGTACGGGTATACTAACGGAACCTATCAATACATTCTtgtctctctttttttttctgtcagcTTCTCTATACAAATTTACTTGTATTGTGTTGACTGATGGTAAATGATGAAAGTCAAAATGCTCGCCCCAAAAACATAATTctgtttttaattttgctgTTGTACGAGCGTATAATGTATTGTCCAAACATACTTCACAAAAGTAACGCTTTTTTGTAGGTACACCTTTGGCTTCGAGTAACCATATCTGCAGTGAATTGTCAGTTCGACGAGTTTGCTCAGCATCTGGTTGAACTGATTTCCTCAGACTgtaaatacaatttatatatttaaatatttatcaacagtGTATAGTTTAATTAAGGCCATTCTTACACGCCCCCCCCCCTTTCccacactttttaaaaatattcaatgattttAAACTTTCATAATCATGTCGAAAAATCAACAGCGtaggtatgattttaaaaaaaattacttattggagttgttttaaattttctgtgtGAGTGGCGGGGAAGGGGGAGGTCGAAAAATTGTCTAAAAATGCCcttaaaaaaacaagaataatgtaaatagatttatttattaacctgTGTAACCATTGATCTCTTTCATGAGCCGTTCGACAACTAAAATATTTCGGTGGACCATTACTTGGTGTCACTTGAAAACAATGTGGTCTACCCAATAGACTTGGATGTAATGGTGTGACCGCTGCAAGATCCATTGATGTCACAGCTTGTCCACACAAAAGTGACTCGTGTGAACGGCAACCTCTTAGACCTGCTCCCCGCTGCTTCTGGCGCTCAAGTTTCGTCACACTTTTCGTTCTCTTCAAGGGATTCGAGCGGAACGATCGCttagaaaaaaagttctgaaatatataaataaacataattatttcattggcaataaatattttacaaaattactgacagttgttattaattagcaactaattgataaaaaatctttacgtcaagattataattcaaaattttaaatttttaaaactaaaattgatttaacaaatttcgttaAATTCCTTATAGATAACAActgtaactaatttttttaaaatcaatattctaacaaaattataactgcgttttgtatttttcatcgggtgctttaatttttttttaaatgtaattataacAGAATGTTTaagagatttttgaattttaatatttccatAAACGCACGTGTAACAGAATAGATTTTTTGACCGATTTCtgaacaaaattataattttacagtTACGAGATTTACCCAGAAAGGGGACGATATCCCACTTtcctccctaggtgtgtaatatactaatgtaatttttaaattgacaattaaattCTTTCGGTAAaactacaataataataaaagtcaaaaaaatatccgAGTAAATTGTTAAggttttaataaacaattaaattaaaaatgtattttgtaAACTGAGTAGTGATACTGGGCAGTTGCGCAGGACTGAAGTTTGCTcgtttattgtaaaaaaaaaagaataatactaaagtaataaatatgaattcgCAAAAGTAGTTATGATTTAGAACTATAATTTCAGTGAAAGGtataattattacaagctACTTTCaacatttatattcaaaagtatttgataaataacttccggattatttattatacgtCTGTTAcatcttttatattattttacgtaatatttttaatattaatatttacccgtgtagaaaaatagtttattatgacattatatactttattatttttattatttctttttgttGGGTTCACAcacattttaaaactttttcattcaattattattatttttttcttttctctaATAGTTTATGTCAATAgcctttaataataaattatcattatcataatatatcacaacatgtgaaaaaatttttatcacataGTGCCTTTGTCTACTGTCAATGATAAGGATATTACGTACTACTTGACACAATTTTccgttataaaaatttaaattaaatcacaGTAAATTCATTTCAGTAcactgttaaaatttttccttaaatTTAAACCGAATTACTTGAAGTTTTTAACgtataaattaacttatttacatactttattTTTCCGTTACTTCAAATTTCCAAGTCAcaaaagacataaaaaaaaattaaaatcacacggtattttaatttattattcttcaaTTATCGTTTTGAAATCATTCAtagttcaattaatttaatattaagtCTTTACCAAAATATTCACCTCAAGTCTTTaccaaaattacaattatcaaaaactcGTTAAAATTTctcgtgaaaatttgagcccttaatattgatattgagaggtgtatcatcgcaatttttgattttttgttaatgagcgagtttttgtctcataactctcaaacaATCGAGAAAAACAAAATAGACTTGAATACAtttcttgtagaaaattgaatgctctacaaaaaaggtctgattaaaattttttgtcagatgaatcgtttccttataatcatgccttgaacattggtatgattttacaatttgattgttcaactttgaaattttgtaattaatgtaaaaatcagtttccaaaaaaaagccaatgaatattctcaaaggaaattgaacgctatacaaaaaaagtttcttaacaatttttgctaaattcactccttcaaaagttattcaaggttgaagttgagtcaaaacgacttCAATAACCAATGTTCTAGGCATGATTATAAGAAAACGGTTcatctgacaaaaaatttcaatcagaccttttttgtagagcattcaatttcctacaagaaatGTATTCAAATCtatttcgtttatctcgattgtttgagagttatgagacaaaaatccactcattcaaaaaaatcaaaaattgcgatgataaacctcttaatatcaatattaagggctcaaattttcacaataatttttttttgtcgtcccaaataatattttcacagtatcgttaaaaaaaaaaaatagtcgatttttttggcccagtttaatattcataaaatttttgtaataggATAGTAGTAATTGTGAATCTACGAAAATTAGTAAACTATTATTgtattaaatacataaaagtgcttattattgataatgaaTTACACTTCTCactacttaatattaatttttaatattctgcttactaattattgacgataaatttcactttttactattttgagtgaattttcaatatcaaatattttttatgtatgaatattaaaaaaaaaatttaacagtgTATActttcttatgaaaatttgtatttatataatgataaagtttttaaaagtaatttgatgtacatttatattatttaaaaagaagtaaaatgTCAGTTTAAAATAAGTATGTTCAAAGCGCGACGAAATCTCAGTGACGACTGCAGATGCTTGGGTACCATCTCACCTCATTCGTCTAACGAAGTCAAGGGATCCTTGGGGCTCCACTTGAGCACCGGGAGCACACCTTTGTATCGTAAACGAAAAAGAACCCCAGTCTACATCTACAATCTACATCTACATTGAGGTATATACATTAATATGTAAGAAGCACTTACATTAAAGTAGGGTATAAGGTCGATTCTACTTTTCTttcatatgtaaaatataaattcagtaaattttatttctttatctaACTTACACAGACGAATGGATactctgaaatgtttcgcgtatttttatttacttttcatCAGAGGGTTctcaaactttaaatttatataaagtaaAAGACCCTAAACCAGATCAGTGCacactaaaaaatattgtgtatctgtgttaaaagcggtccgtgttaaattttttgtgttgattatttcGTGTTAAATCAACACATTTCACTttgttacttaaaaattttgaatcgatctattatttgatactttaaaagtgttacttagtacaaaaattgtaattatcaacatttatgaagtgttactttaaaattaacacaaaatatatgtcaaaaagtcAATCGATAGTCACAAAAGGattattagaaaaatgaaAGTTAAATCAACAATTTAcaaatgttaatttaactcaaaaattttaattattaatatattaaatttaccatTTACTAAAAGCTGGAATTTGtatcattataataaaaaaaatttgggcaTCGGTTGGGCCTGCGGGCCGgctccaaaacttcccgctgttttcgagcttcttGAGCTTGAATCGATCATTGAaatcgtttttgagaaatttaaaaaaaaacaaaaaaaaattttttttttgtacacagaaaaaacagttaacttggttcaagaaaaatattgtctaCTGAATTTCCtttcttgattcaataaaaatgtacacttgattcaaaaactcttttttggttcaagacagtaaactctcttgctccaaaaatatttattttcgaagtgaaattgaaaatttattgattcaaggaaaaaaattcttggctaaAGAAAATAAGTTATCTCACTCCAAAAAATCAAgattttgaacgaaaaaaagtttacttgggcccaagaaaaaaaattttgttgctccAAAAGTTtgtttctttaataaaaataaaaaattttttcagtcagGAATGTATTCTTTCTCCGAAAGATTGACGTGttgatttttaacaaataattcattatcaagattattctcaaaattaaaattttattttaatatttaaaattataagaaaaaaaaatgatatttcatttaatttgcCGATTTATACATAGAGTGGCTTAATCTCACTCCATTGAAAAGTGAACGGATGGGTCTTTTGCcttaaataaatgtttgttTAATCCTCAGGGTAGATTTGcgtaatttaatatattgcgGTTATTCaaaactattaataataataataacaatacatTAGTGATGACATGGATAATTTAATGGTATATATTTTTGGTCGCGTGCtgatttgattaattatatgtTTTGGTAATCTTTTAATCGTATTTTTCATGGTACATTTAAATTCAAGATTTAAGGATTTAGGGATCAATAACAATGTTATTGTTATGTTGAGTTTACATAAAAGATTAAATCAAgcaaataaaatcaaatgtatagtataagtatttaaattattttcgaatctaatggaggttgaaaaaaaataataatagtaataaaaattgttagccATCACGAGGTATTTTTCTATTTGTCATTTGAATTCTTgcatgttaaataaaataaatcgataATACCA is a window encoding:
- the LOC130667379 gene encoding ras GTPase-activating protein raskol isoform X9 — encoded protein: MKLEYPSRVEGWLNVCEPECCVSETAGESCWEPCYCVLLQDEQTLTAYRSEDMALFAGAGCVFRAHDKIGDAMFVELPRIRLDGGARAFRQHWGYELRPLAPPPPLIEEDEGGIEPETVSLREANTASPIASFVRKARTLPAKGYHQQRHTMHPELSCLSNLKIDANLSLPPCELKSLSLPRGFPPPENEDSSKDTSYEKACRRGSAPATPVLGARPLDVTPNRIVNFFSKRSFRSNPLKRTKSVTKLERQKQRGAGLRGCRSHESLLCGQAVTSMDLAAVTPLHPSLLGRPHCFQVTPSNGPPKYFSCRTAHERDQWLHSLRKSVQPDAEQTRRTDNSLQIWLLEAKGVPTKKRYFCEVCLDNTLYARTTAKLKTELCFWGEHFDFHHLPSVNTIQVNLYREADRKKKRDKNVLIGSVSIPVQNVTSRYLTEKWYPVQSDKGVLKEPPALRVKCRFQSVDILPVHVYQEFLEYLKTDYASLCERLEPVIGVKAKEDIATALVAVMQREKKAPQFLADLVMMDIHRIDDERLTFRGNSLATKAMEAYLKLTGDRYLQETLGAVVRGAVDGGDCEVDPLKVSSLAALHKQQQNLRAAVELAWSRILSSHAHFPLELRECFRIFRERLAELGREDIADNLISASIFLRFLCPAILSPSLFNITHEYPNEKAARNLTLVAKSLQTLANFTRFQGKENFMEFMNDILEREAPAMKNFLLLISSPVSKDAPSNNSLEFDGYIDLGKQLSLLHALLRESIAGTASSSPSSPPSKLPDILDRISQALDQPRPSPISTAHRYPSLQNNIFRYNDPTIVNSNSNLSVSASSTLSNHSTLNGTLRDSNEVLQSNTLGHTGNITRSPNVIRAATLPRNAYLPTNGKLQLQITSDDYHPLEPPAFVSRSPTPVTRQHRPTLLNRTGYRLTTSASLANVNHCQNNPTSPTRSESHNNLKDANYNINVNQTNQVITGTGIINRQHNIPGKLMGHDQHDDNYNHNNYNMSRSSSRNQCNREENANQIQQNYNNITKTTVNANPININPTANLTLSINNQPNNNNYNNNNNNNNNVKTIASTNGNLDEISDLLRYADDEVSESKSQKGSQISISQLSNVASSGYQSFAAYSQSSSPVELSNNTNSHIINAAPLAFANPVYHMEGNHGRNGRRGSSSSEEREIGSGGSGNGGNGVEGVCGVDLSPLPQTQQSNNMRNNQRNGQHQWRQANPNYRNVEQNQNTCCTKLMRRLSLDSTRDLSDTSEEENCPNRRNKSRSHRSIDQYEMEIERLQNSVDRLRARLGAAEDAEIDGNAPDTKMKNIISRLISVEEELRREQQKMSAALSYKQRVIDAQEQQIAALDAANTRLMSSNSRLLSALSTLKQRYNISKTQPNNNEAAALLQNIADINELKSSSC